One Alligator mississippiensis isolate rAllMis1 chromosome 1, rAllMis1, whole genome shotgun sequence genomic window carries:
- the LOC106738779 gene encoding zinc finger protein 420 isoform X2, with protein MELQEVFEDVAMYFTREEWELLEEEDKGLYQDQMLRNYQALLSLGYRGPTPDLIGRIQRGQVELWVCDDEDRGKISKLEDLLPGGAWPLSRAEEQAPEEGPAILEPPWASPKSLGEMDSLHPVTDKWHKGQGSPQRQKENVAVNKTSLPIGQENEEGKEARKSPGHREDFVVLRKMKRHKAKVCRRERLHANQGSEDGLRGKQKITAEHRERAHPFPECRKSLSCPLILALHKIRHVGKKPHMCSKCGKSFTCLSTLAAHRQIHSRHLPHHFTKWGKSFVGCLELVKNQYVHRKKHQYLCVTCAKTFTSFFSLVQHRRMHLGRKRNHCTKCKKNFISWQGLSQHQCVPRGQQPLHGSKRVKSFRKPTNLARHKSMHTREKPHKSSECGKSLTHYPSLPKGHLIHTREKLRDCSVCGKSFTDSSNLARHQLVHTGEKPHHCFVCGKSFTQSYSLTQHQLIHTGEKPHQCSECGKSFTQSSNLAQHQHIHRGEKPHQCSVCGKSFSQSSNLAQHRLIHTGEKPHQCSVCGKSFSQSSNLAQHQLIHTGEKPHHCSVCGKSFTQSFHLAEHQRIHTGEKPHQCSVCGKSFSKSYGLAQHQRIHYTGEKPHQCSECGKSFTRFSRLAEHQHIHYAGEKPHRCSECGKSFTYTSSLAQHKLIHHTGEKPHQCSVCGKSFTYSSKLAQHQRMHTREKPHQCSVCRKSFTYSYSLAKHQLLHTGEKPHQCSVCGKSFTYPSRLAQHQRIHTREKPYECSVCGKNFTHASNLAQHQRIHTGEKPHQCSVCGKRFTQSSHLAEHQHIHTGERPYQCPVCGKSFTHASNLAKHQCIHKAEKPHHCSECGKSFTYPYNLARHQRIHTGEKPHECSECGKSFTHFSYLARHQLIHTGEKPHQCSECGKCFTQSSHLAEHQHTHVGEKPHQCSVCGKRFMYPSQLAQHQRIHMGEKPLKCPVCGKNFSKSCGLAQHQRFHYTREKPYQCSECGKSFTQLSHLAKHQCIHMEGKRILALSVRRTSSAPPPCLSTSASIQG; from the exons atggag ctccaggaggtgtttgaggacgtggcaatgtatttcacacgggaggagtgggagctgctggaagaggaagacaaagggctttaccaggaccagatgctgaggaactaccaagccctcctttccctgg gatatcgaggtcccacacctgacttaattggccgcatccagcgaggacaggtggagctctgggtctgtgatgatgaggaccgTGGGAAAATCTCAAAATtggaggacctgctgccag gaggtgcctggccactgagcagagctgaggagcaggctcctgaggaagggcctgcaATCCTGGAGCCACCATGGGCTTCCCCAAAGAGTTTAGGTGAGATGGACTCCTTGCACCCTGTGACAGACAAATGGCACAAGGGTCAGGGGAGTCCCCAAAGGCagaaggagaatgtagcagtgaacaaGACCTCGCTTCCAATTGGGCAAGAGaatgaagaagggaaagaagccagaaagagcccagggcacagggaagATTTTGTGGTGCTCAGGAAAATGAAGAGGCACAAGGCAAAAGTCTGCcggagagagagactgcatgcAAACCAAGGCAGTGAAGAtggcctcagagggaagcagaaGATCACTGCCGAGCACAGGGAGagagcccaccccttccctgaaTGCAGGAAAAGCTTAAGCTGCCCCTTaatcctggctctgcacaagataaggcACGTTGGAAAGAAGCCCCACATGTGCagcaagtgtgggaagagcttcacctgcctctcaaccctggctgctcaccGCCAGATCCATTCTAGACATCTTCCCCACCACTTCACCAAATGGGGAAAGAGCTTTGTGGGCTGCTTGGAGCTGGTCAAGAACCAGTACGTGCACAGGAAGAAACATCAATACCTCTGTGTCACATGTGCTAAGACCTTCacctctttcttctccttggttCAGCACCGTCgcatgcacttggggaggaagagaaaTCACTGCACCAAGTGCAAAAAGAACTTCATCAGCTGGCAaggcctgtcccagcaccaatGTGTGccaagggggcagcagccactcCACGGCAGCAAGAGAGTGAAGAGCTTCAGGAAGCCCACCAACCTGGCCAGGCACAAATCcatgcacacaagggagaagccacataagtcctcggagtgtggaaagagcttaACCCACTACCCTTCCTTACCCAAAGGTCACCTcatccacacaagggagaagctacgtgactgctctgtgtgtgggaagagcttcactgacTCCTCCAACCTAGCCCGACACCAGCTTgtacacacaggggagaagccacatcactgctttgtctgtgggaagagcttcacccagtcgtACAGCCTGACCCAGCACCAacttatccacacaggggagaaaccacaccagtgctctgagtgtgggaagagcttcacccaatcctccaacctggctcagcaccagcacatccacagaggagagaagccacatcagtgctctgtgtgtgggaagagcttcagccagtcctccaacctggcccagcaccggcttatccacacaggggagaagccacatcagtgctctgtgtgtgggaagagcttcagccagTCCTCCaatctggcccagcaccagcttatccacacaggagagaagccacatcattgttctgtgtgtgggaagagcttcacccagtccttccacctagctgagcaccagcgcatccacacaggggagaagccacatcagtgctctgtgtgtggcaaGAGTTTCAGCAAATCCTACGgcttggcccagcaccagcgcatccactacacaggggagaagccacatcagtgctctgagtgtggaaagagcttcacccGATTCTCCCGCCTGGCTGAGCACCAGCACATCCACTATGCAGGTGAGAAGCCACATaggtgctctgagtgtgggaagagcttcacctacacGTCTAGCCTGGCTCAGCACAAACTCATCcaccacacaggggagaagccccatcagtgctctgtgtgcgggaagagcttcacctactcttccaagctggcccagcaccagcgtatgcacacacgggagaagccacatcagtgctctgtgtgcaggaagagcttcacctaTTCCTACAGCCTGGCCAAGCACCAGCTTcttcacacaggggagaagccacatcagtgctctgtgtgtgggaagagcttcacctacccCTCCcgtctggcccagcaccagcgtattcacacacgggagaagccatatgagtgctctgtgtgtgggaaaaaCTTCACCCATGCCTCCAACCTAGCCCAACACCAGCGtattcacacaggggagaagccacatcagtgctctgtgtgtgggaagaggttcacccaatcctcccactTGGCCgagcaccagcacatccacacaggggagcgGCCATATCAGTGCCCTGtttgtgggaagagcttcacccacgCGTCCAACCTGGCCAAGCACCAGTGCATCCACAAGGCAGAGAAGCCCCATcattgctctgagtgtgggaagagcttcacctacccCTACAacctggctcggcaccagcgcatccacacaggagaaAAACCACAtgagtgctctgagtgtgggaagagcttcacacaCTTCTCctacctggcccggcaccagctcatccacacaggggagaagccacaccagtgctctgaatgtgggaagtgcttcacccagtcctcccacTTGGCCGAGCACCAGCATACCCAcgtgggggagaagccacatcaatgctctGTGTGTGGAAAGAGGTTCATGTATCCCTCCcagctggcccagcaccagcgcatccacatgGGGGAAAAGCCACTCAAGTGCCCAGTGTGTGGCAAGAACTTCAGTAAATCCTGTGGCTTGGCGCAGCACCAGCGCTTCCACTacacaagggagaagccatatcagtgctctgagtgtgggaagagctttacccagTTGTCCCACCTGGCCAAGCATCAGTGCATCCACATGGAGGGAAAAAGAATATTGGCACTCAGTGTGAGAAGAACTTCATCTGCTCCTCCACCATGCCTGAGTACCAGTGCATCCATACAGGGgtga
- the LOC106738779 gene encoding zinc finger protein 420 isoform X1, producing the protein MELQEVFEDVAMYFTREEWELLEEEDKGLYQDQMLRNYQALLSLGYRGPTPDLIGRIQRGQVELWVCDDEDRGKISKLEDLLPADTALETGGAWPLSRAEEQAPEEGPAILEPPWASPKSLGEMDSLHPVTDKWHKGQGSPQRQKENVAVNKTSLPIGQENEEGKEARKSPGHREDFVVLRKMKRHKAKVCRRERLHANQGSEDGLRGKQKITAEHRERAHPFPECRKSLSCPLILALHKIRHVGKKPHMCSKCGKSFTCLSTLAAHRQIHSRHLPHHFTKWGKSFVGCLELVKNQYVHRKKHQYLCVTCAKTFTSFFSLVQHRRMHLGRKRNHCTKCKKNFISWQGLSQHQCVPRGQQPLHGSKRVKSFRKPTNLARHKSMHTREKPHKSSECGKSLTHYPSLPKGHLIHTREKLRDCSVCGKSFTDSSNLARHQLVHTGEKPHHCFVCGKSFTQSYSLTQHQLIHTGEKPHQCSECGKSFTQSSNLAQHQHIHRGEKPHQCSVCGKSFSQSSNLAQHRLIHTGEKPHQCSVCGKSFSQSSNLAQHQLIHTGEKPHHCSVCGKSFTQSFHLAEHQRIHTGEKPHQCSVCGKSFSKSYGLAQHQRIHYTGEKPHQCSECGKSFTRFSRLAEHQHIHYAGEKPHRCSECGKSFTYTSSLAQHKLIHHTGEKPHQCSVCGKSFTYSSKLAQHQRMHTREKPHQCSVCRKSFTYSYSLAKHQLLHTGEKPHQCSVCGKSFTYPSRLAQHQRIHTREKPYECSVCGKNFTHASNLAQHQRIHTGEKPHQCSVCGKRFTQSSHLAEHQHIHTGERPYQCPVCGKSFTHASNLAKHQCIHKAEKPHHCSECGKSFTYPYNLARHQRIHTGEKPHECSECGKSFTHFSYLARHQLIHTGEKPHQCSECGKCFTQSSHLAEHQHTHVGEKPHQCSVCGKRFMYPSQLAQHQRIHMGEKPLKCPVCGKNFSKSCGLAQHQRFHYTREKPYQCSECGKSFTQLSHLAKHQCIHMEGKRILALSVRRTSSAPPPCLSTSASIQG; encoded by the exons atggag ctccaggaggtgtttgaggacgtggcaatgtatttcacacgggaggagtgggagctgctggaagaggaagacaaagggctttaccaggaccagatgctgaggaactaccaagccctcctttccctgg gatatcgaggtcccacacctgacttaattggccgcatccagcgaggacaggtggagctctgggtctgtgatgatgaggaccgTGGGAAAATCTCAAAATtggaggacctgctgccag CTGATACTGCCCTGGAAACGG gaggtgcctggccactgagcagagctgaggagcaggctcctgaggaagggcctgcaATCCTGGAGCCACCATGGGCTTCCCCAAAGAGTTTAGGTGAGATGGACTCCTTGCACCCTGTGACAGACAAATGGCACAAGGGTCAGGGGAGTCCCCAAAGGCagaaggagaatgtagcagtgaacaaGACCTCGCTTCCAATTGGGCAAGAGaatgaagaagggaaagaagccagaaagagcccagggcacagggaagATTTTGTGGTGCTCAGGAAAATGAAGAGGCACAAGGCAAAAGTCTGCcggagagagagactgcatgcAAACCAAGGCAGTGAAGAtggcctcagagggaagcagaaGATCACTGCCGAGCACAGGGAGagagcccaccccttccctgaaTGCAGGAAAAGCTTAAGCTGCCCCTTaatcctggctctgcacaagataaggcACGTTGGAAAGAAGCCCCACATGTGCagcaagtgtgggaagagcttcacctgcctctcaaccctggctgctcaccGCCAGATCCATTCTAGACATCTTCCCCACCACTTCACCAAATGGGGAAAGAGCTTTGTGGGCTGCTTGGAGCTGGTCAAGAACCAGTACGTGCACAGGAAGAAACATCAATACCTCTGTGTCACATGTGCTAAGACCTTCacctctttcttctccttggttCAGCACCGTCgcatgcacttggggaggaagagaaaTCACTGCACCAAGTGCAAAAAGAACTTCATCAGCTGGCAaggcctgtcccagcaccaatGTGTGccaagggggcagcagccactcCACGGCAGCAAGAGAGTGAAGAGCTTCAGGAAGCCCACCAACCTGGCCAGGCACAAATCcatgcacacaagggagaagccacataagtcctcggagtgtggaaagagcttaACCCACTACCCTTCCTTACCCAAAGGTCACCTcatccacacaagggagaagctacgtgactgctctgtgtgtgggaagagcttcactgacTCCTCCAACCTAGCCCGACACCAGCTTgtacacacaggggagaagccacatcactgctttgtctgtgggaagagcttcacccagtcgtACAGCCTGACCCAGCACCAacttatccacacaggggagaaaccacaccagtgctctgagtgtgggaagagcttcacccaatcctccaacctggctcagcaccagcacatccacagaggagagaagccacatcagtgctctgtgtgtgggaagagcttcagccagtcctccaacctggcccagcaccggcttatccacacaggggagaagccacatcagtgctctgtgtgtgggaagagcttcagccagTCCTCCaatctggcccagcaccagcttatccacacaggagagaagccacatcattgttctgtgtgtgggaagagcttcacccagtccttccacctagctgagcaccagcgcatccacacaggggagaagccacatcagtgctctgtgtgtggcaaGAGTTTCAGCAAATCCTACGgcttggcccagcaccagcgcatccactacacaggggagaagccacatcagtgctctgagtgtggaaagagcttcacccGATTCTCCCGCCTGGCTGAGCACCAGCACATCCACTATGCAGGTGAGAAGCCACATaggtgctctgagtgtgggaagagcttcacctacacGTCTAGCCTGGCTCAGCACAAACTCATCcaccacacaggggagaagccccatcagtgctctgtgtgcgggaagagcttcacctactcttccaagctggcccagcaccagcgtatgcacacacgggagaagccacatcagtgctctgtgtgcaggaagagcttcacctaTTCCTACAGCCTGGCCAAGCACCAGCTTcttcacacaggggagaagccacatcagtgctctgtgtgtgggaagagcttcacctacccCTCCcgtctggcccagcaccagcgtattcacacacgggagaagccatatgagtgctctgtgtgtgggaaaaaCTTCACCCATGCCTCCAACCTAGCCCAACACCAGCGtattcacacaggggagaagccacatcagtgctctgtgtgtgggaagaggttcacccaatcctcccactTGGCCgagcaccagcacatccacacaggggagcgGCCATATCAGTGCCCTGtttgtgggaagagcttcacccacgCGTCCAACCTGGCCAAGCACCAGTGCATCCACAAGGCAGAGAAGCCCCATcattgctctgagtgtgggaagagcttcacctacccCTACAacctggctcggcaccagcgcatccacacaggagaaAAACCACAtgagtgctctgagtgtgggaagagcttcacacaCTTCTCctacctggcccggcaccagctcatccacacaggggagaagccacaccagtgctctgaatgtgggaagtgcttcacccagtcctcccacTTGGCCGAGCACCAGCATACCCAcgtgggggagaagccacatcaatgctctGTGTGTGGAAAGAGGTTCATGTATCCCTCCcagctggcccagcaccagcgcatccacatgGGGGAAAAGCCACTCAAGTGCCCAGTGTGTGGCAAGAACTTCAGTAAATCCTGTGGCTTGGCGCAGCACCAGCGCTTCCACTacacaagggagaagccatatcagtgctctgagtgtgggaagagctttacccagTTGTCCCACCTGGCCAAGCATCAGTGCATCCACATGGAGGGAAAAAGAATATTGGCACTCAGTGTGAGAAGAACTTCATCTGCTCCTCCACCATGCCTGAGTACCAGTGCATCCATACAGGGgtga